From the genome of Neomonachus schauinslandi chromosome 1, ASM220157v2, whole genome shotgun sequence:
GTGGCTACTGCAGCCAGGAGGACTCAGACTCGGAGCTCGAGCAGTACTTCACGGCGCGTACCTCACTGGCGCGCAGGCCGCGTCGGGACCAGGTGGGGGCCGGGATTTTGGGCGGCGGGCCGGTGACAGTCGCTGGGATCCTGCCCCTTGCCGCTAAGTTGCCGGCTCGAGTTTGTGGGCAGTCCCGCTCGTCCGTCAGTGGGGATTCCATACCGGCCCGGGGCCAGCCCGCGGAACCGTGTGCGGGGCTCTCAGCGCCTCGGTGCCGGGGGTCGAGGCCTTGTTGTCTCTGTCACAGACCGGTTGAACCAGGAGAAGCAGCTACGTGGCTCGGGGTAGACCCGGGACGGGCATTATCCACCTATGACTAAAGCCGACTGCGCAGTCTGGACGAGCACCTCGATTTCCGCGTTCGGAcgctcccacctcctctctggggggacgggggtgggggtggtgggaggaagTGGAAAGGGAGGTGTCCTCGCTGGGAACTGGGAAGTGTGTTTAGGAGGAAGGTTTGGGCCCCTCCATATGCACTCCTGGACGGAGCCAGCTGAGTCCCCGCTTCTTACCAGTCCTGGTCTGCCGCCGGCTTCTGGAATGTGGAGGGTTCTGGAGTGGACCTGGCTGTAGTggtcgcttcggcagcacatagaGTAAAATCGGTGTGGACCTGTAGAAAGGGTATTTAGGAATAGATGGGAAGGAAGCCTAGTTCTGGACTGTAAGCAAACAGGAGCATTTTATCCACAGGAGGTGAGGCAGGCTAGATTGTACAAAGCCCGGAGGAGGGGTCAAGAGAGAGAGGGGTTACTAATCCAGGACTGTAAGATGAGGTGCTGGAGCAGCTGTTCCTCCCTGAGTCTCCTAGGTGTCCCCATTATCAGACACCTCTGTGCTGTGTGCCATCAGTGTGACCACCAAGCTCAGGTAACTATTCTGGAGCTGGTACACCTCAGGGGAGCACCCTGGACAGAGCATCAGGAAAGAGAGATGGGGGACCGTGAAGCTCAGAATACCTTGCAGCAATGGGACAGAATTCCTTACATGAGCCACGGAAAGGGACTTGTGggtgattctttatttttttttttttaaagattttatttatatgacagagagacacagcgagagagggaacacaagcagggggagcgggagagggagacgctgagcagggagcccgatgcggggcttgatcccaggaccctgggatcatgacctgagccgaaggcagacgcttaacgactgagccacccaggcgccccgtgggtGATTCTTTAGATGAAAATGTTATAGTCTTTAGATTAAATTTTACTCAAAAGTTCAGCCCAGAGTTAGGTGCAAGGTTTGAGTGTGGATCCCTGGGACTGTCTGTCCCTCAGGCTTGAGCCATTTTCCATTGTGGAATAGTGAGAAAACCACAAGACACTAACCAATTGAAGGGGAGTCCCCAGttgtatgtaaaataaaaaccatcagtCACTATGGACAGTGGCAGAGTGGAGGGTGGGTCACTATAGTTCAGGAGAAGGGAAATTCCATGGTCCTGCCGTGCACACCTCTGGGATGGCTGTTGGAATCCtccagaaaaaaaacttttttttttcttttagaatccTGGCAGGACAGTGCAGTGCCTCCAGTCCAAGCCCCTTGTTTTATGAGTAAAGATACTAAgggaggcaaaaaaaagaaaaacaacaacaaaaaccacaaggGAGGTTCACCTGGAGAGGGGAAGAGACTGGAACATAAATGACTGCACCCCagtccagggctcctgggtgaccaGGGAAGGGATGAGGAAGGAGCAGGTGTTCTCATCCTCAGGCTGGAGCTCAGAACCATCCAAGGAAGGGAAATAAGTTGGTGCCATCTCTGTGCCCACCGTTCTGTAAACagaattctcttccttcttgccCTGATACTAGAGTTTGTTCAACTTTCCTCCTGCCCTGTAGCACTCCCATCCTGGTCCTCCTTCCTATCGGGTCACTCCTTCCAACACAACCACCCCTTATTCCCAGGCCCCAGCCTTCATTTTACCTGCCAGATCTCCCATTTCCCAGGGCCCACACATTTGTTCTTTACTACTCTTGGAGggttcctccctgcccccagaaagATTTCTGCTGGAGTTTTCACTTCTTAGTGCTCTCCTCCAGGAGATTTTTTTGAAACTTGGGGGAGCAAATAGGCTTCAGTTCCCACACCTCCCCCAATACCTTTTCCCTGTGAGGCCCCAACCTCAGTCTTCAGTGCCACATACTTACTAGCAGGTTCTAGGTAAAGAGCATACTGCTAAAAAGCTGTCTAGGTGAAGAGCACCCTACCCTCTCATCTGTCCTCCTTATTCATCCCCATCAGATTGTTTAAGCTTAGGGGCTCCAAGGCAGCAATCAGGGAGAAGCCTGCCTCTCCTGGGCTCGGGGCTGGACACAGATTATTCTGCAGGGGACCAGCTGGTAAGAATTCCCCTGGGACAAAGCGTTGGTCAGCAGTGATCTCAGCTGTGTCTGTGACACTCCCATTCCAACCAGGGCCTGACGTCAACAGGAAGTAAGGCTGATGCAATGGAACCTGGGAGTTTGACAGAAAAATGTTAATTCAGAGCCCCAGCTGCCCTGGTCCATACTCCTCCCTTCCGACAAGAATACAGCCTCTGGAGGAGCAGGGGATGGGCTGAGTGGTAGAGCAAAAAATCTTTGGGCTGAACCTCCAGATAGGAGGGAGGAAGTGCAGAATCCTACCTGCTTGGCACTTGTGGGACCGGCTCTACCAGGAGGCAGATTGGAGCCTGGCCTGAAGCTGCCTTTTGTACAGCTTGGGTCAAGATCAAATGGCATGTCACAGTGGTTTCCTCCCTACGTGTGAGACATACAGGGCTGGCCCCAAATCCCTCACCAGAGGGTGTTAACATTGTAGAGGTCCCCTTACCCTCATACCCATAGCTGGCTGGGCTCCTGGTGTGCACCAGTGCCACACCTCTTACCCTGTGGTCATGATCCTTTGCCGGGGCAGACTGGCAAAGTGGTCCCCCTTCTCCAGGACACCCCTGACCCCACCTAACTAGGGTGCTGGAATCAGGATGTGCAGTTGGAAGGTGCTTTTACTGTCAATAAGAATCCCACATCTTTTCCTGGCCCCTGGCCTTGTATCTTCAGTTGCCTTGGTTTTAAGGTATCTTTAGGGCTTCACCCAGTGCTGAGGAGGCCCCATGTAGGCAGCATAAAGAAGCCAGATGACTCTGCCTTTGCTGTGCCCATCCACTGCATGCAAAACCAGGAGCAATGGTGGGTTCTTCTCATCAGGACTCAAGCTTTGTGGCAGTTCCCAAAGGCTGCCCCAGAGGCTGTTTTTCAAATTGGCCCACCCAACCTCACCTCCCCGTCTGTGACATGCATTGCAGTGGGATGGGTTCTTTTAGGACCCTATGTCCATGCTGGCCCATCTTTCAGGACGAACCTGTGGAGTGGGAGACACCTGACCTTTCTCAGGCTGAGGTTGAACAGAAGATCAAGGAGTACAATAGCCAGATCAACAGCAACCTCTTCATGAGCCTGGTGAGTTGacagcctggggaagggggtgtggggagaggctACAGCTGAGGTATTCTTAGGTGGGCCTAAGCAGTGATTTATTTACACCTAGCCTAGCCCCAAGTGGACTAGCGGTGTCCAAATCTGTTCCATCTCACCTGGAACGTAGTCATGGTTTGGTTTCTCCTCTTCAGAACAAGGATGGCTCCTACACAGGCTTCATCAAGGTTCAACTGAAGCTGGTGCGCCCTGTCTCAGTGCCCTCCAGCAAGAAGCCACCCTCCTTGCAGGATGCCAGGCGGGGCCCAGGGCGGGGCACTGCTGTGAGGCGCCGTACCTCCTTCTACCTGCCCAAAGATGCTGTCAAGCACCTGCATGTGTTGTCACGCACGCGGGCACGTGAGGTCATTGAGGCCCTACTTCGCAAATTCTTGGTGGTGGATGACCCCCGCAAGTTTGCCCTCTTTGAGCGGGCTGAACGCCATGGCCAAGGTGGGCTTCCCACCCCACCACGTATGAGGGTATATATGCATGCTCCATGTGTAAGGAGCTAAGTGGGCTGGGCCTGACTCTAATCAAATACTTTCTTCTCCCTACCTGGCCCTCAGTGTACCTCCGGAAGCTGTCGGATGATGAGCAGCCCCTGCGGCTGCGGCTCCTTGCAGGGCCTAGCGAGAAGGCCCTAAGCTTTGTCCTCAAGGAGAATGACTCTGGGGAGGTGAATGTGAGTACACGCCCTCTTTTGCTTCTTGGTTGTCACTGGGTAAGGCTAGTGGGTCACAGCTGCAGTAAAGTTGGAAGGAGGAATAGGGCCGCAAAAAAAGCCCTGCAAAGCCTCTTCAGGAGTATGTGAATCTTGTAGCTACAGTGAAGCCTTCCAGGCCACTCAAGCCAAGGTCATGGGCCTGTCCCAAGATGCCCAGAATTGTCTTGGTGGTCTACTCTTTTCTGTTGTGGAAATTCCTTAGGAGATGCAGGAATCCATCTGATAGTATGGTGATTCTAAGCCAGATCAAAGCACACAGATGGACCCACACTGTCAGGCAGGCTCCCGTTCAACCATTATGACTTTTTACCTAGAAGCTTTCTGGCTTCAAAGTATTGGGTCTGTGGAGTAGTGTTAAACTCAGAGTGTGGGCATAACCTGTCCACAGGTAACTGGGGAACATCTGGTTCGGTTGCCTGTCTTCGAGGTGACTGCCCTACTTTATGGGGCCCATCTTCTATACAGACTATTGTCAAGAATCCTAGCACGGGCCATTCAGCCAAGAACCTAACATTAGAAAGCCCCATCCTAGCTGTGTGACGTGACTGCTGCTCTTCGCTGGCAGGGCCTGCTGGTTTGGCCGTGCCTGTTGCAGCctgtttccctcctctccccctgcagTGGCATGCCTTCAGCCTGCCTGAGCTACACAACTTCCTGCGCATCCTGCAGCGGGAGGAAGAGGAACACCTCCGCCAGATCCTGCAAAAGTACTCCTATTGCCGTCAGAAGATCCAGGAGGCCCTGCACGCCTGCCCCCTGGGGTGACCTCTTGTACCCCcgggggaaaggaggagagtaGGCAGCGCCGAGGGCGTGCCGTGTGAGTGTGACAGGGCCCATGTGGCCTGAAGAATGAGTGTGCATGGAGGTCGTCTCTTACTGGGGGAATGAGCCCAGAGACAGCAAAGGAGCTGGCCCCCTGTGTCCACCCGTAGGTGTAGCAGAGCATGGCTCTGCACCCTTCTGCCCTTCGTGTAGTGGGTCATGGTGGGCCAGGGTTGCCCCAGGAAGCTGCTCCAGGCTTGCAGCAGGGATAGAGCAGAATTAAGTCTCCTTAATTCGTGTCTCAGATACCAGAATCTTGGGAGACCCCACAAACAGAATAGGGTCATGTTTGCAGGGATAAGGGCCCTCCTCTATGGGGAAAGGTCATATGTTTTGGGTCTCGGATGGGGTGTCAGGACAGTCGGAGCCAAGGGCTGGTGTTCAAGATAAGGCAGGAGTGGGGGAAGAGTCTAGGTTTCCCTCTACAGTGGCTTCTGACTCCTCACACACACTGGGGTCAGGGAATGTTGGCTCATGTTGCAGCAACAGTGCCTCAGTGCCTCCTCCAAGGAGGATGTCCCTAGGCCAGGGTCTGTGTGAGTGTGGGCACTGGTCAGGTCTGTGCCTTCTTTGCCAATCAAAGCGAGGGTCTTTCCCTCAGTTATTTTTGATGATGTGTGCGAATGTATGATATATTTCGTGGCCTCAGCTGCATGCCTcctgtggggaagggggtgggggtgacagtCATCATCAGGGCCTGGGGCCTGAGAGAATTGGCTGAATAAAGATTTAAGAATTCTGCTTTTGAAGTCTTTATTATGGGCCCTCAACTGAAGTTGCCCTCATGCCAGTGGCTGCCAAGGGTGATGGACAGGCTCACAGAGCACCTTTTAAAAGTCACCATGTGACCAGTTTGTGAAGCATGTGGGATACAAATATGTACTGTCATCATGCAGCACCATGGGGTCTCAGGTCGTGGTACAGGCAAGAATATAAGCTAGAATTTAGGGAACCCACacccctcccaacacacacacacacacacaccccaagctGTGAGAGGCgttttcaccaaatatttactgagctacTACTGTGGACCACGACCAGACACTGCTCATGGCATCGAAGGTCTAGCTGTTAAATTCTTGGCCTTCATGAAGTATGCCTTCTACTGGGTTTGGAAAGAACACTGAATCCAAAGTTCTTCAGACTGAACGTAGCTATACATTTGGCCAATTAGTTCATTATCCTTAGGTTTGGTTTCTCCTCTACATGCAACAGTGGTGATCGCAGAAACTGTGTGGGAATAAAATAAGGCCAGGTGGGCAATGCGCGGCCTGGCCTGGGGCAGCCCTAAAGTGCTGGTGGTTGCGGGGAGGCTGGTGTTTGGGCAGGCCCGCTGGACCTGACCTCTCGAGGTCGGGGACGTCGGAGACGCCACACATGAAGAAAGCAGGACACAACCACCACTTCACTGGGTGGGAGCTGTCCCAACTGGGGAGAGCCTGGCCTGCTGGGACCTGACGTTTCGCGGTGCCTGCTGGGATGCCTAGCTTCTGACAGCGGCTATTGGTCCCGCCCCGCGGACCGACGAGAGAAGCAGCCAATCAGAGAAGGCATCGTGAGCAGGAAGCGGAAGTGAGGTTTCCGTGGAGACAGCGGAGCctgcgggcggcggcggcggcggcggcggcacctGCGAGCGGAGGCCGAGGCAGGGCATGGCGGCGCCGACGGCCCTGTGAGAGCAAAGCGGTCGCGGGGCTCGCCATGCGCCGGCGGCCCTGACATGGGCGCCAGCGGCTCCAAAGCTCGGGGCCTGTGGCCCTTCGCCTCGGCGGCGGGGGGCGGAGGCCCGGAGTCGGCAGTCGCTGAGCAAGCTTTGGTGCGTCCGCGAGGCCGAGTCGTGCCCCCCTTCGTATTCACGCGCCGCGGGTAAGGGCGCGGATTCCGCCCCGGGGAGAACAGGCGGGCGGCAGGGCTCCGCGCGTTACAGGGAGCTCGAGGAGGAGTCCCATGTTTCGGGCCCCCGTGGGAGCAAGGGGTGGGGAAAGCAGAGCAGTCGGTTCTTGACGACCTGGCTGCTTTGAAGGCCCCCCTAGGGGAAGAGTGGGCCTGAGGCTTGTCCATGGGCAAGCCCTCTGCACGGTAAAGCTGACAGAGAGCCTCCCTGCGActtcaggatttctttctttcatccctTCCTGCCCAGCATGAAAGTTGAAGGCTCTtagcctccctctcccccagttcTTCTGAGGGAAGAATTAACCCTGTTTTGGCTGTTTCCGTTCCCCACCGTGATGGGGTTGGACCTCTGAGGGTAGTAGCCAGGAAAGTAGGACTGGGCCCTAGTGTTGAGGATGGAACCTGGGTAAAAAAAGACCCTCACCCAGATATGTTCTGCAGATCTGGAGCCCTGacctcccttctctttccacGGGTCCAGACAGGAGCACTATTGGCCTGCCCCTGGTGGGCCCAGGGAAATGGTACTCAGGTGATACTGGAGATTTGGCTGTAGATACACGGGAGACCCAACAGTGGTAGTTTGGCTACACCAGCcacctggggtgggtggggaggattcAACCTTTTTCTCTTCAGGCTCCCTCCTAGCTCAGGCATCTGCCATCTCAGGTTGGCCCAGGGCCAGCAGCATCTTCTGGAGTGAGACACATGCCCAGGCCATCATGCTGCCCACTCTAAAAGTCTTGGGTGAAGGCAAGGACCTGATGTTGGAATGGCTACTTTTGCTGAACACACCAGTGATGAGAACTGAAGTTGGCTGCCGTGACAATGTGCTCTGATATGATCTCTCTTCTTGGAGACTGAGAGAGTAGCGCTGGCTACCATCCCACTCCCCACTTGCTTCTAGTAGACCCCAAGCCCTAAACAAGGGATTCTTCAGGCATAttatcctctctccctcccaccaagGTTGTTCCTCCCCATTTGGAGGTGGGCACACTTCCCTGTAGTCTGGTTATTTGCCATGACCGGGTGTGGGGCTCCAGCCCAGcccgttccctctctctccacacagCTCCATGTTCTATGATGAGGATGGGGATCTGGCTCACGAGTTCTACGAGGAGACAATCGTCACCAAGAACGGGCAGAAGCGGGCCAAGCTGAGGCGGGTGCATAAGAACCTGATTCCTCAGGTGAGGGGCCGGGCAGTGGTCATAGGGCGTATGTTGAGTGTGTGGAGGTAGACCCACATGTGGTCTGCTGTCATGGTGGGGGCTCTTGGGGGAGGAGCTGGCCCTCACTAGCTTCTGTTTCCATGGCAGGGCATCGTGAAGCTGGATCCTCCCCGCATCCACGTGGATTTTCCTGTGATCCTCTATGAGGTGTGAGCctggggagtggcaggcataAGCACTCCCTACCCCAGCAAGAAACCCCCAGGCTCAAGGTGTGGCTTCCATTAAGGAATCTAAGCTGGGGCCACAATCCTGAATAAACTGCATTGGCCTGGAAACTTCAGCTGTGAGCAGGGCAGTCCTGCAATGTTGGTTGGGTGTTGGTTTATATGTGGACGAGGTGGCTGGCGGCTGGCGAGGGCTAATGGCAGAGTTACCAGCCCACTTTCCCCAGCAATCCCTACAAGGAGCATGGCAGGGCATATGCTGGTCAGGAATGCCTGGTTCCTGCACCCTTGCCTAGCCTGCTTTCTTCCAAGCTTGTGTAGGGCCCAGCCCTGCTAGGGGCTACAGCACTTTACAAGCAAGGTCTGCCTTCTTCCAGCCCCTGGGCTGTGGGAACTGTATGCAAGTGGGAACTTCCTTTCCCTCATTTCCCTTACCCCCTTGTTGGAGCATTTCAGCCGTTTGCTACCTCGATTCCTCCTGTGTTGGAcagaggtggggggcagtgcAAGCCTGATTCTTCCTGCCTACCTGCTCATCTGTTCCCACTCCCAGATGGATGGACAGTTTTCTGGCTGTTAATAGGAGATGGGACTGGTGTGGGAGGATTCTCCCTCCACCCAGGGCTGGACTGATCCCTCCCCACTGCAACTACTTGTtgccccacacacacacccccagttGAGAGGGCATAAGATGGGATCAGGAAGGGCTATGATGCCTGTGCCTATGGGGAGTTGCCCCAACCCACCTACTTTGTCTAATCCTCCTTGCCTTTGTAccagctcccctgcccccccccaaaacccctgCCATAGGGAGGAGACCATCTGCCACCCTTTGGTGAGGGACAGCACCCCTAGGGCTGGTGGCAATAGCTGTGAGGAGCCCACCACCCCTTTCCCTACAGTATACTCATCCCCCAGGATCAGTCAATGGAAGGTACTGGAGCCCCTGGGTAGAGACAGGAAGGAGAGATCAACCATAAAGGAATACTTAAAATGTGAAAGCCTGTAAATAGTCTAGTCCATGATGTTGGGACAGAGTCTGATTTCTAcatcaaaatgactttttttttttaattccttactGTGCAAGCTCTGTGCTTTTAAGAGTATGGGAAATGGCTTGGGAAGGGCAGCCCCCAATCTAAGAAGGCTGTTGTGTTATTTGTTTAGttccaataaaattatttgtagacCCTACATACAAGAGTGGCATTTGCTGTGACATCCAAGGTCTAGACTGGGCCACTCTGATGGCTCCGATCTTTATCATCAAGACTCGGAGTAAGCCTGAGCCCAGCTTGTGGCCATCCCAGCTGTGACCAGCAGGTGGCAGTGTATTCACACAGCCCTCACTGCAGGGCCCCTCAGAATGGAAGGCCACTCCTCTCTTGTGTCTAATAGGTGGGGACCCATGGAATTGGAAGCCTTTGGGGTGCTTCACTAGGGATTGGCCCCATCTGCCTGACCTGAGGTGAGAGCATGACCTCAGGTAGTTCTGGAACAGCTGTCATGCCCCCAGCCATGTGAGCTGACCCCACAGGAGGTCACAACATGAACTCCATGGACCTCCAAGACCCATCTTAAGTGGACAGCAATCAGATGGGTGCCACCATGCTTTTGGCCTACTGCCAGGCTATGTAGCCCAAACCCACCTGCTTCCTCCCAGGAGTGCCTGTGGGTACCACCAGGAGAGTGGGTTTGGGGCTTCTGTTCCATCAGGCAGAACTCACCCACCTGTCCCTGCTGGCCCTGTGTTCTCACCTCCAGCTGCCCCCTGTGTACATTCAGCCTACCCTTTTCAGGCCCTTCTGGAAGGCTTGTTCCCTACTAGGCTTGGCCCTTGGCCATCAGCCCAACTTCCAATTAGGGAAGAGGGAGTTCAGGGACACAGGCTTCTGGGTCTGGGGAGTTGGCCTGCCAGTCTTTCGGAGGCTTAAATTTGTCACATCCGGAGCAGGATCATCCTGTGCAGCCTTTGTAGTTCTTCTTTGGGCACCTTCCCACTTTCCTGAAAAGATGCCAGACATAAAGCCGTGTCATCCTCCGTTCTCCCCCTTACTGCCGCAGGGCCAGGGTTCTGCCATGCCAGATGGCATCCCATCTCCCATCACCACAGTCCCAGCGTGGGGGAACTCCCTGCGTTCAGCCTGCCCCAGCTGACCCCAAAGCTGGAAACAATGGGGGTCAGGGCAATGCTCTTCCACTCCCTTCCACTGGGCTGTGTTCACTTCCTTCCTAATGGCTGCCTGAGGAAGTGTCCCTGCCCTGGGACTGTCTGGTCTGGCCTTTGTTTCCCCAggggcccccaccccctgcagttTCCAAGGCTTGTGTCTCTTATGGAGCCAGCACAGTGGTATGGGAACACACCCTCCCTTGCCATGTCCTGGACTCCTTGGTCCTCAGGGACAGACTCTAGGGTGTGTACCCAGTTCCCCCAGTTGCCCAGTCTTCCACAGCCTTCTGTTAGGAGAAAGGCCCCGGGCATCAGGGAGGTGGGCCAGTAGGGTGAATGGGGTAGGCTCAGGGTGATTTGAGGGTGTGCAGACTTGTCCAACTCTCTGGAACAGTCTGCTGGGACTCTGCTGCAGCTCTCCCTGGGGCCAGTCCTGTTATGGGCACCCCCTTCCCATGGAAACACAGCCCTTTTCTCATTCCAGTTATGAGCTCCCTACTCTGCAGTGTCTTGATGAAGTTCACCTAGGAATGTCCTCCAGCAGAAGAGCTGGAGGCCTATagacccctcccagcccctgttCCACCCCCGACCCTGCACAGTCACACACATCAACACATTGTCCACTCTGTCACATTTGGGATGCTTCCGCTCTCAGTGGGAAAAAATTGACTCAGCTCCTGGAAGTTTCCCCAAACTGCCTCCCCTTCTTCACCACCTGCCTTGGGGGACCATCAGCCAAGCACCCCACCACTGGGGCCCCTCCACTCACAGGCTACTGGATTTGAGGATGGGCCTCAACCCCAAGGGAAGGTTAGGGAGAAGAGCTTTCAGGGTTAGGAAACTGCCGGCATGGCAGAGGCTGTCACCTGAGCCAAGTCCCACAGCCTTCCTGTCACCTGGTGCAGTTCACAGGGCCAGGGCATACTCcaggggggaagggtggggagggcagccaGCCAGCAGGGCATGCCGGAGGGAAACAGGGTCAAGGCGGTCCCTTCCCCCGCGCTTGTTCCTGGCCCTTTCCTCTCAGAGGGGCAGCAGGAAGTGAGGAaaaagggctggggtgggaggcgggagcgggtgggaggggatggggtttATCAAGTCGCCGGCGGGCTGCCCGGCGGGCAGCAGCTGGTGCGAGTAGCTTAGCTGGAGAGGCTCACGCGGGGAAGGGAGGCCGCCGACCTACTGGGCCCACGGGCTCCCACACAGGTGAGCCCAGTGCAGGCGACTGGTCTGCACCCCCTTTAGATCCGCTCACAGgagctctctctccttcctctccctgtcgCGCGGACGGGAATGGGCTGGTGGTGCAGACCCGGGCCCTTTGGGGGAGCTGAGCCGCATACGGGGGAGAGGATCTAGGAAGAGGCAGGGAGATTTCGGCCCGGTCCAGCTCCAAGCTTGCTCCCCAGCGGGAGGAGCTTGTGGGGCGAAAGGGCTCCTGATACCGGGTGGAGGCCCGGGGAAGCCCCTCTAGCCAGACCGGCTTTCTCTGCGGTCGGGCCGGGTACTTCTGCGAGGGTAGCAGCCTCCTCAGAGTTGAAATAAAGCCTGGGGGGCTCCTACAGGCCTCCAGAGAAAGTGGGCAGGAGGGAACGGTAGCCCAGGCATCGGCCTGTCCCTAATGCAGGTCGCGGGCAGGGGGCCCTACCCCCAGGGCCCGCTGGGCTTACCGGCCCCCAGCGGGGCCGGCCACGCTGCGACTCAAAGCTCGTGTTGCCAAGACAACCACAGCCTCGGCCCAGCCCAGCGAGGGCTAAGAGGCTGGCGCTtggtccccctcccccaatctggcagggggcggggcttCCCTTTAGACTGGGACggggggggtggaaggggagccctGATCCGTAGGAGACTGGGTGTTACTATCCCGGAAGGCCCGAGGTCGGCTATGGTCACCGTCCCTCTTTCCAAATTGCCCCAGGGTTGGAAGCTACACTCGCGGGTACAGGGCCAGATCCTCTGCTGCCCCCAGCCAAGGCCCCAGGTGCCGCAGCACCACCTTATGGACGGGCGGAGGAACACCACCTTCTTTATTCCCTCCACGACTCCAGTCCCTTACGCTGTCCCTTTAAGCGGCTGGTCGCGCGGCGGAGCGGGGAGGACTGTACCACCGGCCACGGGCTGGTGGGGGAGGAAATCTTGGGCTGACTGGAGCTCGCGCCTGAGACTCCAGAAGAAAGCCCCGTTTGGAGGGGGCTCACGGCTCCAGATGGGTGGCCACATTCCTCGGCGGAGGATCTGGGAACCCTGGAGGCCGAAACGCTGCACTGGCTGCGTAAAAGTCGGGCACACCTTCCCGCCCCGGCCTCAAGTCCTGCCCCGGGCCCACCTCCACGCTGGATTCTTAAAGGGCCCGTGGGCCGGGGCGAGGGGGGGCGGAGCAGCAGAGGCTCCGAGCCGGGGCCGCGCCTGGGCGAGCGGCCGGAGCGGGCCGGGCTGGGCCGGGGATGGCGTTGGCCATGGCGCGGGTCCCGGCGGCGCCCCGCGCGAGGTGAGGGCGAGCAGTGCAAGCCTAGCGGCTCTCTCCCTGCGGGCTGGGTTCTGGACCCCCGGGGATGCGCCCAGCGGGGCGGCCCagggaccccacccccacccggcccGGCTCAGGCCCCGGCCCCACgtgcggggcgggggcggggtccCGCACAAAGGCCAGGCGAAGTGAGCTCCTCCCCGCGGGCGGGCGCGTGCATTCCCGGGGGCTGCCGAGGGAAGGGCCGGTCCGCCGGCGCCGCCGTGGGAGGTCCGCCGCCCCTTTGTCCCGGTGGGGCCTCCACCAAGCTTGGGAGGGTGTCTGCGCTCGATACAAAGTCCTGACAGCCTCGCCCTTCTGCCAGGCGGGTGCTGCACAGCTACCAGCTCCGCGGCTCTATTCCAGCTTCCTGGTGGCTGCATGAGCTGTGCCCTGCCTTATCCAAATGCTATCATTTCTCTGGATCGGGAGTTCTTCACGGGGTACAGAGTGGGCCTCGGGTTCGGGGCTCTCTGAAACCATGTGTTGGGTGGTTTTGCAGATATCTGTATTTCTGAGCAGTGAGTCCATGGCTCAGTCTGCCAGTTCTGAGAGTCAGACCTACCAGAGGTCTCTGCCCGGCCGTAAGTCACCTGCTCTAGGAAGGAGCCCTATGTTCCTGGCAGTGAGTTCC
Proteins encoded in this window:
- the RASSF1 gene encoding ras association domain-containing protein 1 isoform X2 codes for the protein MSTEPELIELRELEPARRSSPSRTRLERANALRIAPGTARNPARQLVAGRGHHFQPAGPATHTWCDLCGEFIWGVVRKGLQCAHCKFTCHYRCRALVCLDCCGPRDLGWEPALELDTNVPIFQDEPVEWETPDLSQAEVEQKIKEYNSQINSNLFMSLNKDGSYTGFIKVQLKLVRPVSVPSSKKPPSLQDARRGPGRGTAVRRRTSFYLPKDAVKHLHVLSRTRAREVIEALLRKFLVVDDPRKFALFERAERHGQVYLRKLSDDEQPLRLRLLAGPSEKALSFVLKENDSGEVNWHAFSLPELHNFLRILQREEEEHLRQILQKYSYCRQKIQEALHACPLG
- the TUSC2 gene encoding tumor suppressor candidate 2; the protein is MGASGSKARGLWPFASAAGGGGPESAVAEQALVRPRGRVVPPFVFTRRGSMFYDEDGDLAHEFYEETIVTKNGQKRAKLRRVHKNLIPQGIVKLDPPRIHVDFPVILYEV
- the RASSF1 gene encoding ras association domain-containing protein 1 isoform X1; this translates as MSTEPELIELRELEPARRSSPSRTRLERANALRIAPGTARNPARQLVAGRGHHFQPAGPATHTWCDLCGEFIWGVVRKGLQCAHCKFTCHYRCRALVCLDCCGPRDLGWEPALELDTNVDEPVEWETPDLSQAEVEQKIKEYNSQINSNLFMSLNKDGSYTGFIKVQLKLVRPVSVPSSKKPPSLQDARRGPGRGTAVRRRTSFYLPKDAVKHLHVLSRTRAREVIEALLRKFLVVDDPRKFALFERAERHGQVYLRKLSDDEQPLRLRLLAGPSEKALSFVLKENDSGEVNWHAFSLPELHNFLRILQREEEEHLRQILQKYSYCRQKIQEALHACPLG
- the RASSF1 gene encoding ras association domain-containing protein 1 isoform X4 yields the protein MRRQPDPGCLRFSVNGCRANSDPGARAQAHTRLGRWLAPTGTPDSGSWRAGAAMGEADAGTPSFEMTWSSTTSSGYCSQEDSDSELEQYFTARTSLARRPRRDQDEPVEWETPDLSQAEVEQKIKEYNSQINSNLFMSLNKDGSYTGFIKVQLKLVRPVSVPSSKKPPSLQDARRGPGRGTAVRRRTSFYLPKDAVKHLHVLSRTRAREVIEALLRKFLVVDDPRKFALFERAERHGQVYLRKLSDDEQPLRLRLLAGPSEKALSFVLKENDSGEVNWHAFSLPELHNFLRILQREEEEHLRQILQKYSYCRQKIQEALHACPLG
- the RASSF1 gene encoding ras association domain-containing protein 1 isoform X5; its protein translation is MSLNKDGSYTGFIKVQLKLVRPVSVPSSKKPPSLQDARRGPGRGTAVRRRTSFYLPKDAVKHLHVLSRTRAREVIEALLRKFLVVDDPRKFALFERAERHGQVYLRKLSDDEQPLRLRLLAGPSEKALSFVLKENDSGEVNWHAFSLPELHNFLRILQREEEEHLRQILQKYSYCRQKIQEALHACPLG
- the RASSF1 gene encoding ras association domain-containing protein 1 isoform X3 gives rise to the protein MSTEPELIELRELEPARRSSPSRTRLERANALRIAPGTARNPARQLVAGRGHHFQPAGPATHTWCDLCGEFIWGVVRKGLQCARLSADCKFTCHYRCRALVCLDCCGPRDLGWEPALELDTNVDEPVEWETPDLSQAEVEQKIKEYNSQINSNLFMSLNKDGSYTGFIKVQLKLVRPVSVPSSKKPPSLQDARRGPGRGTAVRRRTSFYLPKDAVKHLHVLSRTRAREVIEALLRKFLVVDDPRKFALFERAERHGQVYLRKLSDDEQPLRLRLLAGPSEKALSFVLKENDSGEVNWHAFSLPELHNFLRILQREEEEHLRQILQKYSYCRQKIQEALHACPLG